A genome region from Desulfobotulus mexicanus includes the following:
- a CDS encoding cation:proton antiporter, giving the protein METLSPHNILVMLLSLGVLLAAARILGELAQRFRQPAVLGELLAGVLLGPTILGSLAPELNLFLFPLTGPNAIALDTIATLAIILFLMVAGIEVDLSTIWKQGNKGFKVGLTSIFLPFAMGFAFAWFFPGFMGKQAHASPLIFALFLAIGISISALPIIAKTLMDMDLYRSDLGMVVVSAAIFNDLVGWMIFAMILGLIGGNSTHGMPVIITIAMTLTFTAMMLTLGRQAIHKALPFVQAYTKWPGGELSFAIILALLGAALCEWIGIHAMFGAFLVGAALGDSAHLRERTRFTIDHFVSYIFAPVFFASIGLKVNFILNFDFKLVFTITGLAIICKVSSAFFGARWGKMPLREAWAVGFSMVSVGAMGIIVGLLAMDAGIIEEKLFVALVIMAMTTSMISGPMIRIILRYRQNLSVADMLASRYFIHRLEATSPREAIGEMLESPCRTMGLEKNLIEAAVWERELSLSTGIGKGLALPHARIEGLKQAVIVVGISKNGIDFDAPDDKLAHVIFLILTPLSDAGAQLAIASEIAGIFRNETMLEKSLHIKNFTDFMALLRTAPRGWSH; this is encoded by the coding sequence ATGGAAACCCTTTCTCCCCACAATATTCTGGTTATGCTGCTTTCTCTGGGTGTCCTTCTTGCCGCAGCCCGTATTCTCGGTGAACTGGCACAACGCTTCCGCCAGCCTGCCGTACTGGGGGAACTGCTTGCCGGTGTGCTGCTGGGGCCAACCATACTGGGAAGCCTTGCCCCGGAACTCAACCTTTTCCTATTTCCCCTGACAGGTCCCAATGCCATTGCACTGGATACCATAGCCACCCTTGCCATAATCCTCTTTCTCATGGTCGCAGGCATTGAGGTGGATCTTTCCACCATATGGAAACAGGGAAACAAAGGTTTTAAAGTCGGACTCACCAGTATTTTTCTACCCTTTGCCATGGGATTTGCCTTTGCATGGTTTTTCCCTGGTTTCATGGGAAAACAGGCCCATGCATCGCCTCTGATTTTCGCCCTTTTTCTGGCCATTGGCATATCTATTTCCGCACTTCCAATCATCGCCAAAACCCTCATGGATATGGATCTATACCGCAGTGATCTTGGAATGGTGGTGGTCAGTGCTGCCATTTTCAACGACCTTGTGGGCTGGATGATCTTTGCCATGATACTGGGCCTTATCGGTGGTAACAGCACCCACGGTATGCCTGTCATTATAACCATAGCCATGACCCTTACCTTTACGGCTATGATGCTGACACTGGGTCGTCAAGCCATCCACAAGGCCTTACCCTTTGTTCAGGCCTATACCAAATGGCCCGGTGGAGAACTGAGCTTTGCCATTATCCTTGCCCTGCTTGGAGCGGCACTTTGTGAATGGATCGGTATCCATGCCATGTTCGGTGCCTTCCTTGTGGGAGCTGCTCTGGGAGATTCAGCTCACCTCCGGGAACGGACCCGCTTTACCATCGACCATTTTGTTTCTTACATTTTTGCCCCTGTTTTTTTTGCCAGCATCGGTCTTAAGGTCAATTTTATCCTGAACTTTGACTTCAAACTGGTTTTTACAATCACAGGCCTTGCAATCATATGCAAAGTCAGCAGTGCATTCTTTGGTGCAAGATGGGGGAAAATGCCCCTTAGGGAAGCCTGGGCTGTCGGTTTTTCCATGGTGTCCGTAGGAGCCATGGGTATCATCGTCGGCCTGCTGGCCATGGATGCAGGTATTATTGAGGAAAAACTTTTCGTAGCCCTTGTCATTATGGCCATGACAACATCGATGATAAGCGGTCCCATGATCCGTATCATCCTCCGCTACCGCCAGAACCTCAGTGTGGCAGATATGCTGGCTTCCAGATATTTTATCCATCGGCTGGAAGCAACAAGTCCCAGAGAAGCCATCGGCGAAATGCTTGAGTCTCCATGCCGGACCATGGGTCTGGAGAAAAACCTGATAGAAGCCGCAGTGTGGGAACGGGAGCTCTCCTTGAGTACGGGTATCGGCAAGGGGCTTGCCCTGCCCCATGCCCGCATTGAAGGCCTGAAACAGGCGGTAATTGTTGTGGGAATATCCAAAAACGGCATTGACTTCGATGCACCGGACGACAAGCTGGCCCATGTCATTTTTCTGATACTTACCCCCCTTTCCGATGCCGGTGCCCAACTGGCCATTGCATCGGAAATCGCAGGCATATTCCGCAATGAAACCATGCTTGAAAAAAGTCTTCATATCAAAAACTTTACCGACTTCATGGCCCTTCTGCGCACAGCCCCCAGAGGCTGGTCCCATTAA
- a CDS encoding LysE family translocator encodes MFDASVIAFLSAMLILTLAPGADTFLVIRNTLKGGQQQGSITSLGVCSGLFVHAALSACGISLILMHSATVFSFVKILGALYLIWLGLKSLKSATKPAEELSSLDFSCEKTQRKSVYKAFQEGFISNVLNPKTAVFYLAFLPQFIQAGDSVLLKSFFLAGLHFIMALIWLCMVAHGLHRIRHCLKKPAFTRWMEGISGGILVGFGIRLGLVKSLG; translated from the coding sequence ATGTTCGACGCATCTGTCATTGCCTTTCTCTCTGCCATGCTCATACTCACCCTTGCTCCGGGTGCCGACACTTTCCTTGTAATCAGAAATACCCTGAAGGGCGGTCAGCAGCAGGGAAGCATCACATCCCTTGGTGTCTGTTCCGGGCTGTTTGTCCATGCTGCCCTTTCCGCCTGCGGCATATCCCTTATCCTCATGCACTCTGCAACGGTTTTTTCCTTTGTAAAAATACTCGGTGCCCTTTACCTCATATGGCTGGGTCTTAAAAGTCTCAAATCTGCCACAAAACCAGCAGAAGAATTAAGCAGCCTTGATTTTTCCTGCGAAAAAACCCAAAGAAAATCTGTTTATAAAGCCTTTCAGGAAGGCTTTATATCCAATGTACTGAATCCGAAAACGGCTGTATTCTATCTTGCTTTTCTTCCGCAGTTTATTCAGGCTGGTGACTCAGTTCTTCTGAAATCGTTCTTCCTTGCAGGTCTGCATTTCATCATGGCCCTTATCTGGCTCTGCATGGTGGCCCACGGCCTTCACCGGATACGCCACTGCCTCAAAAAACCAGCTTTCACCCGATGGATGGAAGGCATAAGCGGCGGTATTCTTGTGGGATTCGGTATACGCCTCGGACTTGTCAAAAGTCTTGGATAA
- a CDS encoding YitT family protein, producing MKSCLTDYGMIFFAGILYAVALKYFVLPSQVILTGSEGIASALSYYFDSYWLFIILYLVFQSFLLIFAFFKVSRTFAMRTLIVVLTVVCFLALMPELEVADPEPQSERIILVIFGGLLAGVAKAMAFKRRGSTGDEDIPAAYFAMKYLKPVGYIAIFAAMTSTAFGLFMDFLKYGELASVINTLMYTCIYIFVSTTTLNNLYRKFQLTMLSVITHQKDAVGAAIKATSSHRTYTMQQGIGGYTGETFWMVRTIITHEELPQFLAAVEEADARCFYYFENIEGISKGYYIAPIG from the coding sequence ATGAAGTCCTGTCTTACGGATTATGGAATGATTTTTTTTGCAGGTATTCTTTATGCTGTTGCACTGAAATATTTTGTTCTTCCTTCCCAGGTTATTCTCACGGGCAGCGAAGGTATTGCTTCTGCCCTTTCCTATTATTTTGACAGTTACTGGCTTTTCATTATTCTCTACCTTGTTTTTCAGTCATTTTTGCTGATTTTTGCCTTCTTTAAGGTGAGCCGGACCTTTGCCATGCGCACTTTGATTGTGGTTCTAACGGTGGTTTGTTTCCTTGCACTTATGCCGGAGTTAGAGGTTGCCGATCCTGAGCCCCAGAGCGAGCGTATTATTCTGGTAATTTTTGGAGGGCTTCTTGCCGGTGTGGCAAAGGCCATGGCGTTTAAGAGGCGTGGCTCCACAGGGGATGAAGATATTCCTGCCGCTTATTTTGCCATGAAATATCTGAAGCCAGTAGGATATATAGCTATTTTTGCGGCCATGACATCTACGGCTTTCGGGCTTTTCATGGATTTTCTTAAATATGGGGAACTGGCTTCCGTCATCAATACCCTTATGTATACCTGTATTTATATTTTTGTTTCCACAACTACCCTGAACAATCTCTACCGGAAGTTTCAGCTGACCATGCTATCGGTTATTACCCATCAGAAGGATGCCGTAGGTGCAGCAATTAAGGCAACATCCAGTCATCGGACTTATACGATGCAGCAGGGTATAGGAGGATATACGGGTGAAACATTCTGGATGGTACGGACCATAATCACCCATGAAGAGTTGCCCCAGTTTCTTGCGGCGGTGGAAGAAGCTGATGCCAGGTGTTTCTACTATTTTGAAAACATAGAAGGTATATCAAAGGGTTATTATATTGCGCCCATTGGTTAA
- a CDS encoding sensor domain-containing diguanylate cyclase: MYQRMLKIFIVAQEPQLENLLKDINPLERFSHQIICQPHPDVSLLKDCSIIILDSFTSDSDFIKKTHAVKNKDALLIACFTMENLSTLAEVHNLLDQVWIRPFEEEKIRASFIKILIRIKENEDAALTQRYLDTLIDSLPDMIWFKDAEGSHLKVNNSFCRAVNKTKEQIQDRGHYYIWDIEPEEYAQGEYVCLESEEIVLNKKETCLFDETVKCQDELRKFKTYKSPIFDKDGEVLGTVGLARDITDLQNLKIELKILMESLPFAVMVADRDRKITLINQKFMGLFSLEQSDLEGRRIDSFIDESRKFTRSKKWIIEQEEENTLLLSQDAVLKIHNEPLLDIFGIPAGYIYLFIDITLEHSHKNRLLIDANTDHLTGLNNRRSLQDFMRKTPCQRSTALLLADLDNFKEVNDNFGHDEGDRILIAFSTLLQKIFPSDNLFRLGGDEFAIILPDTKKAETAKQYAEKLVAGFEETIVLHFPHAEVSVSVGLAIDVDDSQNFGELFKRADIALYDAKNSGKSAWRFWERHNHSI, encoded by the coding sequence ATGTATCAACGCATGCTGAAAATTTTCATTGTGGCTCAGGAGCCGCAACTTGAAAACCTCCTGAAAGATATTAATCCGTTGGAACGGTTTTCACATCAGATCATCTGCCAGCCCCATCCCGATGTATCTTTATTGAAGGACTGTTCCATTATCATCCTTGATTCCTTCACCAGTGACAGCGACTTCATAAAAAAGACACATGCTGTAAAAAACAAAGATGCCTTGCTGATTGCCTGTTTCACCATGGAAAACCTCAGCACACTGGCAGAAGTTCACAATCTTCTGGATCAGGTCTGGATCAGACCCTTTGAAGAGGAAAAAATACGTGCTTCCTTCATAAAAATCCTCATACGCATCAAAGAAAACGAAGATGCGGCCCTCACCCAGAGATACCTTGATACTCTTATCGACAGCCTGCCTGACATGATCTGGTTTAAAGATGCAGAGGGTTCCCATCTTAAAGTCAACAACAGCTTCTGCAGGGCAGTGAACAAAACAAAGGAACAGATTCAGGACCGTGGCCATTACTACATCTGGGACATAGAACCCGAAGAGTACGCCCAGGGTGAATATGTATGCCTGGAATCCGAAGAAATTGTCCTTAATAAAAAAGAAACCTGTCTTTTTGATGAAACCGTAAAATGCCAGGATGAGCTGCGTAAGTTCAAAACTTACAAATCACCCATTTTTGACAAAGATGGAGAGGTTCTCGGCACGGTAGGCTTAGCCCGTGACATTACAGATCTGCAGAACCTTAAGATTGAATTGAAAATTCTGATGGAGAGCCTGCCCTTTGCTGTCATGGTGGCCGACAGGGACAGAAAGATTACCCTTATCAATCAAAAATTTATGGGTCTATTTTCATTAGAGCAAAGTGATCTGGAAGGAAGGAGGATAGATTCATTCATCGATGAAAGCCGTAAATTCACACGAAGCAAAAAATGGATAATTGAACAGGAAGAAGAAAACACGCTGCTGCTTTCACAGGATGCGGTCCTCAAAATTCATAATGAACCGCTTCTGGATATTTTTGGTATCCCGGCAGGCTACATCTACCTTTTTATTGATATCACCCTTGAACACAGCCATAAAAACCGGCTTCTCATAGATGCCAACACGGATCATCTTACCGGACTGAACAACAGGCGCAGTCTTCAGGACTTTATGAGAAAAACACCCTGTCAGCGAAGCACGGCACTCTTACTCGCAGATCTGGATAACTTCAAGGAAGTTAACGATAACTTTGGGCACGATGAAGGGGATAGAATACTGATTGCCTTCTCAACCCTGCTTCAGAAGATTTTTCCCTCAGACAATCTGTTCCGTCTAGGCGGAGATGAATTTGCCATCATTCTTCCAGATACAAAAAAAGCAGAAACAGCAAAGCAGTACGCAGAAAAACTCGTGGCAGGTTTTGAAGAAACCATTGTGCTTCATTTTCCCCATGCAGAAGTTTCTGTAAGCGTAGGTCTTGCCATAGATGTGGATGACAGCCAAAATTTCGGTGAATTATTCAAAAGGGCGGATATTGCCCTCTATGACGCTAAAAACTCAGGTAAAAGTGCCTGGAGATTCTGGGAACGGCATAATCATAGCATCTGA
- a CDS encoding GNAT family N-acetyltransferase — protein sequence MMDVVRVSDSNLNVYMNLCQSYEGEFSSITNKKPDKNGLFELDTRIEGNVVGYLLYDGEVPLGFAAVNVAAEGNAYEICEFYIVPVCRKQGMGREFVSRLFRMYRGRWEVKQISGAEHATAFWRKAIGGFTKGKFQEDFYNDAYWGRVIRQRFDSANLM from the coding sequence ATGATGGATGTTGTGAGGGTAAGTGATTCAAATTTAAATGTTTATATGAATCTTTGTCAGAGTTATGAGGGAGAATTTTCTTCCATAACGAATAAAAAGCCGGATAAAAATGGCCTGTTTGAACTGGATACCCGTATAGAGGGGAATGTGGTCGGTTATCTTCTCTATGATGGGGAAGTCCCCCTGGGTTTTGCCGCTGTAAATGTTGCGGCAGAGGGAAATGCTTATGAGATATGTGAGTTTTATATTGTTCCCGTATGCAGGAAACAGGGTATGGGCAGGGAGTTCGTCAGTCGTCTTTTCCGTATGTACAGGGGCAGATGGGAAGTAAAGCAGATCAGCGGTGCTGAGCATGCAACCGCATTCTGGCGCAAGGCCATTGGCGGCTTTACCAAAGGAAAATTTCAGGAAGATTTCTATAATGATGCCTATTGGGGCCGTGTTATAAGACAACGGTTTGATTCTGCAAACCTTATGTAA
- a CDS encoding MBL fold metallo-hydrolase produces MNNWFTIDQIDKETHIISEYRHWEETHCYLLNGSERSLLIDTGLGISNIYDEVIKLTDNPVIAVATHIHWDHIGGHEFFPDFYAHGAELNWLNGEFPLSMEQIKDMVVDRCDLPEGFDVNKYVFFQGNPTRILKDEDTINLGDRIIQIVHTPGHMCFWEKERGYLFTGDLVYKDTLFAYFPSTDPESYLNSLERLSRLPVKNVFPAHHTLDIQPEILGRMRDAFRKLKADGKLHHGSGTYDYGDWSIWL; encoded by the coding sequence ATGAATAATTGGTTTACAATTGATCAAATTGACAAAGAAACTCATATCATAAGCGAATACCGCCACTGGGAAGAAACGCATTGTTATCTCCTGAATGGTTCTGAACGTAGCCTGCTGATTGATACCGGGCTTGGAATCAGCAACATCTATGATGAAGTCATAAAGCTGACTGACAATCCGGTCATAGCTGTCGCTACCCACATCCACTGGGATCATATTGGCGGTCATGAATTTTTTCCAGATTTCTATGCTCATGGCGCTGAACTTAACTGGCTTAACGGAGAATTCCCTCTGTCAATGGAACAGATCAAAGATATGGTCGTTGACCGTTGTGACCTGCCGGAAGGATTTGATGTAAATAAATATGTGTTCTTTCAAGGCAACCCGACAAGAATACTGAAGGATGAAGATACAATTAATCTTGGAGACCGTATTATTCAAATAGTACACACGCCGGGACATATGTGTTTTTGGGAAAAGGAGCGTGGTTATCTTTTTACCGGTGATTTGGTTTATAAAGACACGCTATTTGCCTACTTTCCATCCACTGATCCAGAGTCCTACCTCAATTCCCTTGAAAGATTATCGAGGCTTCCGGTGAAAAATGTATTTCCTGCACATCACACTCTGGATATTCAGCCTGAAATTCTAGGCAGAATGCGTGATGCCTTTCGAAAATTAAAGGCTGATGGTAAATTACATCATGGCAGCGGGACATATGACTACGGCGACTGGTCTATATGGCTATAA
- a CDS encoding IS1 family transposase — protein sequence MAKNTLLNWEARFTGIKQTLLLYALLHVYLKLIIEGDEVYTKVKKNAPPGESLGWTVVLMDRSSRFLWELRCGRKDSKLFKKALGTLEQLINQTQDLSLITDGERRYGNVLFEICHGLIRNGKKGRPRKTLKKGVKVRVKNKGSQSHKRGPKRSKYQTPHPEHPTTEQDIKDGDIHANHCEAFNSSLRRRNSTFRRRSNTYAKNETSLQRTLDVYWVVHNFLRAHFTTKQVPAVAFGIIDKDLSWEELLAIPMAA from the coding sequence GTGGCAAAGAACACCCTTCTCAATTGGGAGGCTCGCTTCACTGGAATCAAACAGACGTTGCTTCTTTATGCCCTGCTTCATGTCTACCTCAAACTCATCATCGAAGGCGATGAGGTCTATACAAAAGTCAAAAAGAATGCTCCCCCGGGTGAATCACTGGGCTGGACTGTTGTACTAATGGACAGGTCCAGTCGTTTTCTTTGGGAACTCAGATGCGGTAGGAAAGACAGCAAGCTCTTCAAGAAAGCCTTAGGGACATTGGAACAACTCATTAATCAAACGCAGGACCTGTCCTTGATTACGGATGGTGAGCGAAGATATGGTAATGTCTTGTTCGAAATTTGCCATGGGCTGATCCGGAACGGCAAAAAGGGACGTCCCCGTAAAACTCTCAAGAAAGGAGTAAAGGTCAGGGTAAAGAACAAAGGCTCGCAATCACATAAAAGAGGACCCAAACGATCCAAATATCAAACACCTCATCCTGAGCATCCAACCACTGAACAGGATATTAAAGACGGAGACATCCATGCCAACCACTGCGAAGCTTTCAATAGCTCGCTTCGCCGGAGAAATTCTACATTTCGAAGAAGATCTAATACATACGCAAAAAATGAAACGAGTCTTCAAAGAACGCTTGATGTCTATTGGGTGGTGCATAATTTTCTACGTGCTCATTTCACTACGAAACAGGTTCCAGCCGTTGCTTTTGGAATTATCGACAAAGATCTTTCATGGGAAGAACTTTTGGCAATTCCCATGGCTGCTTAA
- a CDS encoding restriction endonuclease — protein sequence MPIPDYQTLMLPVLKLAGDKLEHKFTQAVEELADQFDLSQEERNELLPSGSQAVFNNRVGWARSYLKQAGLLESRKRGFFTISPKGIELLKTNPKKIDTSVLEQYPEFIEFKNRKKDKTEGDTSSDTTVEESSMQTPEDALASAYKKLRSAIESEVLSSVKEASPSFFERVVVDLLVTMGYGGNRQDAGKALGKSGDGGIDGIINEDRLGLDVIYIQAKRWEGTVGRPEIQKFAGALQGQRARKGVFITTSSFSKEALEYVSLIESKIILIDGERLSKLMVEHNVGVSTVGQYEVKKLDSDYFDNE from the coding sequence ATGCCAATTCCAGACTATCAAACATTGATGCTTCCGGTTCTAAAATTAGCTGGAGATAAATTGGAGCATAAGTTTACTCAGGCAGTCGAAGAACTTGCTGACCAATTCGATCTTTCTCAAGAAGAAAGAAATGAACTTCTCCCAAGTGGTAGTCAAGCCGTTTTTAACAATCGTGTTGGATGGGCAAGATCATACCTAAAACAGGCCGGATTACTTGAATCCCGCAAAAGGGGCTTCTTCACAATATCCCCAAAAGGCATTGAATTACTTAAAACGAATCCAAAGAAAATTGATACATCTGTTCTTGAACAATATCCTGAATTTATTGAGTTCAAAAACAGGAAAAAAGATAAAACAGAAGGCGACACATCATCAGATACAACTGTCGAAGAGTCTTCCATGCAAACACCAGAAGATGCTTTGGCATCCGCTTATAAAAAACTTAGATCTGCAATTGAGTCTGAGGTGTTAAGTTCCGTTAAAGAAGCCTCACCTTCATTTTTTGAACGTGTAGTTGTCGATCTCTTGGTTACTATGGGGTACGGTGGTAACAGGCAAGACGCAGGAAAAGCTCTTGGTAAGAGTGGTGATGGTGGAATTGATGGAATAATCAATGAAGATCGTCTCGGTTTAGATGTTATATATATTCAAGCCAAGCGTTGGGAAGGAACAGTTGGCAGGCCAGAAATACAAAAATTTGCTGGTGCTTTACAAGGCCAACGTGCAAGAAAGGGTGTATTTATTACAACCTCATCTTTTTCCAAGGAAGCTCTTGAATATGTTTCATTGATAGAATCAAAAATAATACTTATTGATGGTGAGCGCCTATCAAAACTTATGGTTGAACATAATGTAGGTGTTTCAACTGTTGGTCAATATGAAGTAAAAAAGCTTGATTCTGATTATTTTGATAATGAATGA
- a CDS encoding TrlF family AAA-like ATPase, translating to MINRGSEWHRWEPHIHAPGTILNNQFGVSDPWSSYLSTLEALTPRVEAVAVTDYYVTDTYEEFLQHKSAGRLPDVSLIFPNIELRLDVAAKTGFVNIHLLVSPEDPEHLSEVKRILKRLQFHAFGDRFDCTREELIKLGKHSDATITDDGAALRHGATQFKVNFDQLRKVVAESEWAKRNILIAVAGGSGDGTSGVRQAADATVRQEIEKFAHIIFSSSVAQREFWIGQRSVSVEELRSRYDGCKPCLHGSDSHDQASVGQPVDNRFSWIKGALTFDALRQACIDPEGRAYVGEKPPRSAMPSQIISHVHIEDADWAATPDIPLNPGLVAIIGARGSGKTALADVIAAGCDAITPAGWEADENVSPSFLARARKLIGDSSTTLTWGGGATETRALDGRDANGHMSFPRARYLSQQFVEELCSAKGVSDGLVDEIERVIFDSHSQDDREWAIDFTELREQRTARFQQAREREVEAIADISEGIATELEKESLVASLSNQVEQKKKLIAGYTADQAKLVVKGTEAQVARHTQLSEAAQTLRTKIQAYNNQRRTFVALQDEVRSMRATGAPEMLRQIQARHNNSGLNTDQWDEFLLIYKGDVDKSLTAYTAWADGEVRKLNGVPPPPGDPNVALIADDADLAMLQLALIEAEMARLEALFGADKLVREQYAALTKRIAQENSALQTLEARLTDAKGAAARRKDLQAERDDTYGRVFEAIINEQNALADLYAPLMARLSASSGTLKKLSFSVRRIADVQTWGAFAEEELLDRRKAGPFYGRGSLIAAATDALKPAWETGSAAEVQAAMTAFMGKYLKDLLSHAPFSPTQQTEFRAWSKRFAHWLFGTEHIAVRYEISYDGVDIRKLSPGTRGIVLLLLYLALDDSDDRPLIIDQPEENLDPKSVFDELVALFIAAKEKRQVIMVTHNANLVINTDADQIIVAEAGPHLSGGLPPISYVAGGLEDATIRKVVCDILEGGEAAFRERARRLRVRLDR from the coding sequence GTGATCAATCGCGGTTCTGAATGGCATAGATGGGAGCCGCATATCCATGCGCCCGGCACTATCCTCAACAATCAGTTCGGTGTATCCGACCCCTGGAGCTCATACCTCTCGACGCTCGAAGCCTTGACGCCGAGGGTCGAGGCGGTCGCGGTCACTGACTACTACGTTACCGACACATATGAGGAATTCCTTCAGCATAAGAGCGCAGGCCGATTGCCCGATGTGTCTTTAATCTTCCCTAACATCGAACTGCGCCTCGATGTGGCGGCTAAAACGGGCTTCGTAAACATCCATTTGCTGGTCAGCCCTGAAGACCCTGAGCACCTCTCAGAAGTGAAACGCATTCTCAAGCGTCTTCAGTTCCATGCTTTTGGCGACCGTTTCGACTGCACGCGCGAGGAACTGATAAAGCTGGGCAAACATTCAGACGCGACCATCACTGATGACGGCGCCGCGCTTCGACACGGCGCCACACAGTTCAAAGTCAACTTCGATCAATTACGAAAGGTTGTCGCCGAAAGCGAATGGGCGAAGAGGAATATTTTGATCGCTGTTGCTGGCGGTTCCGGTGACGGCACTTCCGGCGTCCGTCAGGCCGCAGACGCGACCGTGCGCCAGGAGATAGAGAAATTCGCCCACATCATCTTCTCCAGCAGTGTCGCACAGCGTGAATTCTGGATCGGCCAACGGAGCGTCAGCGTCGAAGAGCTGCGCTCGCGCTATGACGGGTGTAAACCGTGTCTCCATGGAAGTGACTCCCACGACCAAGCGTCCGTTGGGCAGCCAGTCGACAATCGCTTCTCGTGGATCAAGGGTGCACTGACATTTGATGCCCTACGACAGGCCTGCATCGATCCGGAAGGCCGGGCCTATGTTGGTGAGAAACCGCCACGTTCGGCCATGCCGTCGCAAATCATCTCGCATGTACACATTGAAGACGCAGATTGGGCGGCCACGCCCGATATTCCTCTCAATCCCGGCCTAGTCGCCATCATAGGCGCGCGGGGATCGGGCAAGACGGCACTGGCCGATGTGATTGCCGCCGGTTGCGATGCAATAACTCCAGCTGGTTGGGAGGCTGACGAGAACGTCAGCCCATCGTTCCTTGCTCGCGCACGCAAACTCATCGGGGACTCCTCCACGACACTGACTTGGGGCGGCGGCGCGACGGAGACACGTGCACTTGATGGTCGTGACGCAAACGGCCATATGTCGTTCCCTCGTGCGAGATATCTCTCTCAGCAATTCGTCGAGGAGCTGTGTTCGGCCAAAGGTGTCTCAGATGGTCTCGTCGATGAGATTGAGCGCGTTATCTTCGATTCCCACTCACAGGACGACCGCGAGTGGGCGATTGACTTCACTGAGCTCCGCGAGCAACGGACCGCCCGCTTCCAGCAAGCGCGCGAGCGTGAGGTGGAGGCGATCGCCGACATCTCCGAGGGTATTGCTACCGAGCTCGAGAAAGAGAGCCTCGTGGCCAGCCTGAGCAATCAGGTTGAGCAAAAGAAGAAGCTGATCGCTGGCTATACCGCTGATCAGGCTAAGCTGGTGGTCAAGGGTACTGAAGCGCAGGTCGCAAGGCACACCCAGCTCAGCGAGGCGGCACAGACGCTAAGGACCAAGATACAAGCCTACAACAATCAGCGTCGAACCTTCGTCGCACTGCAGGACGAGGTTCGCAGTATGCGCGCCACCGGCGCGCCTGAAATGCTCCGTCAGATCCAGGCGCGGCACAACAACAGTGGCCTCAATACCGATCAATGGGACGAGTTCCTGCTGATCTACAAGGGAGATGTCGACAAGAGCCTCACTGCCTACACTGCATGGGCCGACGGAGAGGTTCGCAAGCTCAACGGTGTTCCGCCACCGCCCGGCGATCCAAATGTTGCCCTGATTGCCGATGACGCAGATCTCGCGATGCTTCAGCTTGCGCTGATCGAAGCAGAGATGGCACGACTCGAGGCGCTATTCGGCGCGGACAAACTAGTTCGTGAGCAATACGCTGCGCTTACAAAGCGGATTGCTCAAGAAAATTCGGCGCTTCAGACCTTGGAAGCACGGCTTACTGACGCCAAGGGCGCGGCAGCACGGCGGAAGGACCTGCAGGCCGAACGCGACGACACCTATGGCCGCGTGTTCGAGGCCATCATAAACGAGCAAAACGCGCTGGCTGACCTGTACGCACCGCTGATGGCGCGCCTTTCCGCGTCATCGGGCACGCTCAAGAAACTCAGCTTTTCAGTCCGCAGGATTGCCGACGTCCAGACTTGGGGCGCGTTTGCCGAAGAGGAACTCCTCGACCGGCGAAAGGCGGGCCCTTTTTACGGGCGCGGCTCGTTGATCGCAGCCGCGACGGACGCTCTTAAACCTGCATGGGAAACCGGCTCTGCCGCCGAGGTTCAGGCTGCCATGACGGCCTTTATGGGAAAATACCTGAAAGACCTCTTATCGCACGCGCCATTTTCCCCAACGCAGCAAACTGAATTCCGCGCGTGGTCGAAGCGGTTCGCACACTGGCTTTTCGGAACCGAACATATCGCCGTCCGCTACGAGATTTCCTACGACGGTGTCGACATCCGCAAGTTGTCACCAGGCACGCGTGGGATCGTCCTGTTGCTGCTCTACCTCGCGCTCGACGACTCTGACGACCGACCGTTGATTATCGACCAGCCCGAGGAAAATCTCGATCCAAAGTCGGTCTTCGACGAGCTGGTGGCGCTGTTCATCGCGGCGAAGGAGAAACGCCAGGTGATCATGGTGACGCACAACGCCAATCTCGTGATCAATACCGACGCGGATCAGATCATCGTCGCCGAAGCTGGTCCGCATCTCTCAGGTGGTCTGCCGCCGATCAGCTATGTAGCGGGTGGGCTAGAGGACGCTACGATCCGCAAGGTGGTTTGTGACATCCTTGAAGGTGGCGAAGCTGCTTTCAGGGAGCGAGCGAGGCGGCTTCGCGTTCGTCTTGATCGATAG